TCCTCGACCTGCGGCGCGGGGTGATGGAGCGGACCTGCGAGTGGATCTCCCCGGCCGGCACCAAGGTCCGGGTGCGCGCCACCCGCATGATCTCCCTGACCCAGCGCTCCATCGGCGCCGTCGCCTACGAGGTGGAGCCGGTCGACTGCCAGGCCCGGGTGGTCATCCAGTCCGAACTGGTCGCCAACGAGCAACTGCCGCAGGCCGACGGCGACCCGCGCGCGGCGATGGCGCTCCAGGCCCCGCTGGAACCGGAGGAGGACTTCGCCTCCGGCCACCGGCTGCGGCTGGTGCACCGCACCCGGCGCAGCGGACTGCGGGTGGCCGTCGCCGCCGACCACGTCGTCTCCGGCCCCGAACGCACCGCCACCAGCAGCGAGAGCCACCCCGACCTGGCCCGGCTGACGGTCGCCGCCGTCCTGGAGGCGGGGCAGACGCTGCGGGTGGAGAAGCTCGTCGCGCACGGCTGGTCCGGCACCCGCTCGCTGCCCGCCATGAGCGACCAGGTCGACGCCGCCCTGGCCGCCGCCGCGCACGGCGGCTGGTCGGGCCTGGTCGCCGAGCAGTGCGCCTACCTCGACGACTTCTGGGCGCGCGCCGACGTCGAGGTGGACGGCGACGAGGAGATCCAGCAGGCCGTCAGGTTCGCCCTGTTCCATGTGCTCCAGGCCGGGGCCCGCGCCGAGGAGCGCGCCATCCCGGCCAAGGGGCTGACCGGCTCCGGCTACGACGGGCACGCCTTCTGGGACACCGAGATGTTCGTGCTGCCGGTGCTCACCTACACCTCGCCCGACGCCGTGGCCGAGGCGCTGCGCTGGCGGCACAGCACCCTGCCCGCGGCCCGCGAACGCGCGGCCCAGCTCGGTCTCGGCGGCGCCGCGTTCCCCTGGCGCACCATCGAGGGCCAGGAGGGATCCGCGTACTGGCCCGCCGGGACCGCCGCCTTCCACGTCAACGCCGACATCGCGCACGCCGTGGTGCGCTACGTCGCGGCGACCGGCGACGAGGACTTCGAACGCGACACCGGCCTGGAACTCCTGGTGGAGACCGCCCGGCTGTGGCGCTCACTGGGCCACCACGACCACCGCGGCACCTTCCACATCGACGGCGTCACCGGCCCCGACGAGTACAGCGCCGTCGCCGACGACAACACGTACACCAACCTGATGGCGCGGGCGAACCTGCTCGCCGCCGCCGACGCGGTCGAACGCCACCCCAAGGAGGCCGAACTCCTCGGCGCCGACGACGAGGAGAGCGCGGCCTGGCGGGATGCCGCCGAGGCCATGAACATCCCGTACAACGCCGAACTGCGGGTGCACGAGCAGAGCGCGGGCTTCACCCGCTACCAGCGCTGGGACTTCGCCGGCACCCGCGCCGACCAGTACCCGCTGATGCTGCACTTCCCCTACTTCGACCTGTACCGCAAGCAGGTGATCAAGCAGGCCGACCTGGTGCTGGCGATGTACACCTGCGGCACCGAGTTCGACGACGAGCACATCGCCCGCAACTTCGCCTACTACGAACCGCTGACCGTGCGGGACTCCTCGCTGTCCGCGTGCGTCCAGGCGGTCATCGCCGCGCAGGCCGGCCATCTGCGGCTCGCCTACGACTACGCCGCCGAGGCGGCCCTGATGGACCTGGCGGACCTGGAGCACAACACCCGCGACGGGCTGCACATCGCCTCGCTGGCCGGGACCTGGATGGCGCTGGTGACCGGCTTCGGCGGCACCCGCAGGAAGGGCGAAACCCTCCAATTCTCCCCGCGGCTGCCGGAGAAGTTCAGCCGGCTGGCTTTCACGCTCCAGTTCCGGGGCAGCCGGCTGCGCGTGGAGATCACCCAGCAGAACGCCACGTACACCCTGCTGTCGGGCCCCGCCCTGACGGTCTGCCACCACGGCGAGGACGTACCGCTGCGCCCGGACGCGCCCGCGGTCCGCACGGTCCCGCCGCCCCGGCACCTGCCGGCCCCGGAGCAGCCCCCGCACCGCAGCCCGGGAGCCCGCTGACCCGGGCGCGCGCGGGACGCCCGGTCCGCGTACGACCGGGCGCGCGCCGGTCCTACGCGGGCCGGGCGGCGAGCAGTTCGCGCAGGGCCCGCTCCCGGTCGGGGCTCAGACCGGTCACGAACTGCCGCAGCGCCGCGACCGGGTCGGGGCCGCGGTCCAGGGCCTCGTGCATGGCCTGGGCGGTCAGCTCGGCGGCGTCCTTCGCGGGCCGGTAGGCGCCGCGGCGCCCGTCGACCTCCCGCAGCACCAGGCCCTTGTCGTAGAGCCGCTTCAGGATGGTGTGCACGGTGTTGTAGGCCAGGTCCCCGGCGATCTCCACCTGGATCTCGGCCGGTGTCAACGGGAGTTCCGTGGACCACAGCGCGGCGAGGACCTCGCCCTCCAGCTCACCCGGGCTGCGCCGTTCCGTCCTGCCGTGAGGCCCTCTACCAGCCATGCCCTCAACCTTACAGCGCGTAGGGGTGCTCGATGTCCGGCGGTGTCCCGCCCGGCGCGGGGCCCGGCGCGGGTTAGCTTTTCCCTGTCCACGAGCGACCGTACGAGGGGAGCCCGCGCCGCGCCGAGGCCGCCGACAGGTTCGCGGATTCTTCCGCGACGTTTTCCCGGGGGTTCCCCGGCGTCTTGCCGGCTCCCGCGCACGGTCGCGCACACTGAGGAGCGGAAGACCCTACAGTGCGTAGGGACGAGGGGTGGAAATGGCCGACCACACGCATGCCGTTCTCGCCGGGCCCCGGCGCACCGCGCCGAGCCCCGGCACCGGCCGGGCGGATCGCCGCCGCGGCGATCCGCTGCTCGCCGGGGTGGCCGCCGCCTTCGTCCTGGCCCAGCTCCTCCTGGTCGGCCCCGCGACGGGCCTCGGCTGGGACGAGGTCGTCTACGTCAGCCAGGTCAGCCCGCACGCCCCGGCCGCCTTCTTCAGCGCCCCGCGCGCCCGCGGCGTCCCGCTGCTGGTCGCCCCCGTCGCCGCCTGGTCGTCCTCCACCGTGCTGCTGCGCTGCTACCTCGCGCTGCTGTCGGGCCTCGCCCTCTACCTGGCGCTGCGGGTGTGGCGTCACCACTTCCCGGCCCGTGTCCTGGCCCTCGCGGGCGCCCTGTTCGCCTCCCTGTGGGTGACCCTCTTCTACGGCCCCCAGGCCATGCCCAACTACTGGGTCGCCGTCGGCGCGCTCGGCTGCGCGGGCTGCCTGCTGCGGGCCCGCGCCGACCGGCACGACCGGGCGGCGCTGTGGGGCCTGGCGGCCGGCGGCGTCCTGATGGCGCTGATGCGTCCCATGGACGCCGTCTGGGCGGCCCTCCCGCTGGTGCTGCTCGCCCTGGCCGGACGCCACTGGCGAGCGCTGTCCGCGCTCCTCGCCGGGACGGCCGCGGGCGGCGCCGAGTGGATCGCCGAGTCCTACGCCGGCTACGGCGGCCCGCTGCGGCGGCTCGCGGACGCCTCCGCCATCCAGGGCGACCTCGGCTGGCACTTCGCCGTGACCGACCAACTGCGCAGCCTGGGCGGGCGCACCCTGTGCCGCCCGTGCACCGGAGACCTGCCCGGCCCGCTGGTCACCGCCTGGTGGTACGCCCTGCCGGTGCTCGCCCTGCTGGGCCTGCTCGCCGCCCGCCGCGCCCGGCGCACCACGCCCACCCTGGTCGCGCTGGCCTGCGCCGCCACGGCCGCCTTCCCCTATCTGTTCCTCATCGGCTACGCCGCGCCCCGCTTCCTGCTGCCCGCCTACGCCCTGCTCGCCGTCCCCGTCGCCGACGGCATCGTCCACCGCGTCACCACCCCGGCGGGCGCCTGGCGGCCGCTGGCCCTGAGCCTCACCGCGCTGGCACTCGCCGTGCATCTCGGGGCCCAGTACACCGTCCTGGACCGCACCGCCGAGCGCACCGCGGCCGACCGCCGCGCCTGGGACCGCACCGCCGACGCGCTGCACGCCCTGGGCGTGCGCCCGCCCTGCCTGCTCACGGGCGAGGAGGCCATCCCCCTCGCCTTCCACACCGGCTGCGGCTCCGCCGCGACCGGCGGCCACAACGCCAACTCCACCTCCGCCGCCATCGAGGAGACCGCGCGGCACACCCCGGTCGCCGCGCTCGTCCCCCCGGGCGGCGAGCCGCCGGGGTACGCCCGCGGCTGGCCCGCCCACCGACTCGGCGACGTGCTCGCGTACGTCGCGCCGACGGCGCAGAAGGGTCCCGGCACATGACCTCCCCGCTGCTCACTCCCGCCGCTCCCGCCCCGCCCGCCCCCGCGCCCCGGCGCCGCACCCGGTGGCACACCGCGGCCCTGCTCGCGGTCCTGCTGTGCGCCGCCTACCTAGGGCAGCGGCACTGGCCGGTGGTCGCCTCCGGCGCCGACCGGCTCGCCGTCGCCGACCGGGGCTGGCTGCTGCTGGGCGCCACCGCCGCCCTGGCCACCTGGGCCTGCGCGGCCCTCGCCCAGCAGGGCGCCGTCGCCGAACGGCTGCCGCGCGGGCGGCTGCTGGCCGCGCAGTTCGCCGCCTCGGCCGCCAACCACGTGCTGCCCGCCGGACTGGGCGCGGGCGCGGTCAACCTGCGGTTCCTGATGCGCTGCGGGCTGCCCGCGGGACGCTCGGCGGGCGCCCTCGCCGTCAAGGCCGCGGCCGGGGCGCTGGCCAGGGGCGTCCTGATCGCCGTGCTCGCCGCGCTCTGTCCGGGCGTACTGCGCCTGCCGGAGGTCCCGGTCGCCGCGCTGGCCGCGGCCGGGGCCGTGGTGGCGCTGGTGACGCTGCTGCTGTGCGGCCCGCTGCGCTCCCGGTGGAGGCGCGCGGTCGGCGCGGTGGGGGCGGACATCCGGGCCGTGCACGCCCGGCCGCACCGGGCCGCCGCCCTGTGGGGCGGCTCGTTCGCCTTCGCCGCGGCGCACGCGCTGGTGGTGATCGCCGTCGTCCAGGCCGTCGGACTGCCCCTGTCCCCGCTGCGGGTGGCGCTCCTCTACCTCGCCGCGAGCAGCGCCGCCGCCCTGCTGCCCACCCCCGGCGGCCTCGGCTCGCTGGACGCGGCGCTCGCCTTCGCGCTGACCTCCGCGGGCGCGCCCGGCACCGCGGCGGCCTCCGCCGTCCTCGGCTACCGCCTGCTGACGGTCTGGCTGCCCCTGATCCCCGGACTGCTGGTCCTCGGTGCACTGATCCGCCGCCGGGCGGTGTGAGCGGCCCGCACCCCGGCCCGCCCCGGGTGCGCGCCGGGCGCCGCCCGCGCCTCAGCGCGCGTGCGAGCGCCCCAGCCCGTCGGGCGTCCGCGGCGGCTCCGGCTCGTCCGCCGACGCCGGCCCGCGCGCGGTGAACGCCGCGACGCAGCGGGCGGGCAGCCACCGCAGCGCCGCGCACAGGCACGCCCCGGACCAGCCGGCCGCGAACAGCCAGCCCCCGGCCACGTCGGTGCCCCAGTGCACCCCGAGATACACCCGGCTCACCCCCACCAGGACGGCCCAGCAGCCCACCGCCGCGCACAGCGCCGTACGGCCGCGCGGGGCGCGCAGCAGCACCGCGAGCACCAGCAGCGCGGCGGTCAGCGCCGACGTGGTGGTGTGCCCCGAGGGGAAGGCCCAGCCCGAGGCGTGCGTCGCCCAGTCGGGGCGCGGCGGGCGCGGGCGGGCGACCAGTTCCATCACGCCCCGGCGCGCCAGCTGCCCCGTGGCCAGACAGACCAGGCCCAGCAGCGCGGCGACCGCGCGCCGCCGCGCCGTCCGTCCGGCGACCGCACCGGCCACGACGACGAGCAGGTAGGGGACGACGCCCGTCCCGGTGGCGGTCACGCCCCGGGCCACGGCCACCGCCGTCGCGGGCCGGTGGCCGACCGACCAGGACAGCAGTGTCTCGTCGACCCGCAGCGGTGCGCCGTGCCCGCCGGCCACCACCAGGGCGAGGACGGTGAACGCGGCCCAGGCGCCGACCGCGGCGCTGCCCGCCAGATCGGCGGCGTCCCGGCGCCTCACGGGAGCGCGGGCACGGACGCGGACGCGGTGTCAGGGACCGGTGTCATCCGCCCGCCTCCTCGGTCTTCGCCGCGCGCCGGGAGCGCACCACCTCGGCGGCGAGCGGGATCAGCGAGACCGCCACGATCAGCGCGATCACCGGCAGCAGATACCGGTCGACGTTCGGCACGGACGAGCCGAGCGCGTACCCCGCGAGGGTGAGACCGACGCTCCACACCAGGCCGCCGGCCACCTGCCACACCGTGAACGTGCGGACCGGCACGCCCAGGGCGCCCGCCATCGGATTGAGCACGGTGCGCACCACCGGCACGAAGCGGGCCAGCACGATCGCCTTGGCGTGCCCGTACCGGCCGAGCAGTTCCTCGGCGCGCCGCGCGCCCTCGTGCAGGCGCCGCGAGCGGCTGCGCGCCAGCAGCGCGCCCCCGGCCCTGCGGCCCAGCACGAACCCGCACTGGGACCCGGCGAGCGCCCCCGCCGCCGCGGTGAGCAGCAGCGGCAGGAGGGAC
The sequence above is drawn from the Streptomyces sp. SAT1 genome and encodes:
- a CDS encoding glycoside hydrolase family 65 protein is translated as MITHRSYAVEPWSVRETELSLDVLAQSESVFALSNGHVGWRGNLDEGEPHGLPGSYLNGVYEVHPLPYAEAGYGYPESGQTVINVTNGKVLRLLVDDEPFDLRYGRLLSHERVLDLRRGVMERTCEWISPAGTKVRVRATRMISLTQRSIGAVAYEVEPVDCQARVVIQSELVANEQLPQADGDPRAAMALQAPLEPEEDFASGHRLRLVHRTRRSGLRVAVAADHVVSGPERTATSSESHPDLARLTVAAVLEAGQTLRVEKLVAHGWSGTRSLPAMSDQVDAALAAAAHGGWSGLVAEQCAYLDDFWARADVEVDGDEEIQQAVRFALFHVLQAGARAEERAIPAKGLTGSGYDGHAFWDTEMFVLPVLTYTSPDAVAEALRWRHSTLPAARERAAQLGLGGAAFPWRTIEGQEGSAYWPAGTAAFHVNADIAHAVVRYVAATGDEDFERDTGLELLVETARLWRSLGHHDHRGTFHIDGVTGPDEYSAVADDNTYTNLMARANLLAAADAVERHPKEAELLGADDEESAAWRDAAEAMNIPYNAELRVHEQSAGFTRYQRWDFAGTRADQYPLMLHFPYFDLYRKQVIKQADLVLAMYTCGTEFDDEHIARNFAYYEPLTVRDSSLSACVQAVIAAQAGHLRLAYDYAAEAALMDLADLEHNTRDGLHIASLAGTWMALVTGFGGTRRKGETLQFSPRLPEKFSRLAFTLQFRGSRLRVEITQQNATYTLLSGPALTVCHHGEDVPLRPDAPAVRTVPPPRHLPAPEQPPHRSPGAR
- a CDS encoding BlaI/MecI/CopY family transcriptional regulator, translated to MAGRGPHGRTERRSPGELEGEVLAALWSTELPLTPAEIQVEIAGDLAYNTVHTILKRLYDKGLVLREVDGRRGAYRPAKDAAELTAQAMHEALDRGPDPVAALRQFVTGLSPDRERALRELLAARPA
- a CDS encoding lysylphosphatidylglycerol synthase transmembrane domain-containing protein is translated as MTSPLLTPAAPAPPAPAPRRRTRWHTAALLAVLLCAAYLGQRHWPVVASGADRLAVADRGWLLLGATAALATWACAALAQQGAVAERLPRGRLLAAQFAASAANHVLPAGLGAGAVNLRFLMRCGLPAGRSAGALAVKAAAGALARGVLIAVLAALCPGVLRLPEVPVAALAAAGAVVALVTLLLCGPLRSRWRRAVGAVGADIRAVHARPHRAAALWGGSFAFAAAHALVVIAVVQAVGLPLSPLRVALLYLAASSAAALLPTPGGLGSLDAALAFALTSAGAPGTAAASAVLGYRLLTVWLPLIPGLLVLGALIRRRAV
- a CDS encoding phosphatase PAP2 family protein, whose translation is MRRRDAADLAGSAAVGAWAAFTVLALVVAGGHGAPLRVDETLLSWSVGHRPATAVAVARGVTATGTGVVPYLLVVVAGAVAGRTARRRAVAALLGLVCLATGQLARRGVMELVARPRPPRPDWATHASGWAFPSGHTTTSALTAALLVLAVLLRAPRGRTALCAAVGCWAVLVGVSRVYLGVHWGTDVAGGWLFAAGWSGACLCAALRWLPARCVAAFTARGPASADEPEPPRTPDGLGRSHAR
- a CDS encoding DedA family protein, with translation MNPSPLLSSPLAVNVLDAQSLLAAFGVLGVGVVMFAETGLLIGFFLPGDSLLFTAGLLCTGTADRGVRLSLLPLLLTAAAGALAGSQCGFVLGRRAGGALLARSRSRRLHEGARRAEELLGRYGHAKAIVLARFVPVVRTVLNPMAGALGVPVRTFTVWQVAGGLVWSVGLTLAGYALGSSVPNVDRYLLPVIALIVAVSLIPLAAEVVRSRRAAKTEEAGG